The following are encoded together in the Chlorocebus sabaeus isolate Y175 chromosome 20, mChlSab1.0.hap1, whole genome shotgun sequence genome:
- the SLC2A5 gene encoding solute carrier family 2, facilitated glucose transporter member 5, producing the protein MEQQDQSMKEEGRLTLVLALATLIAAFGSSFQYGYNVAAVNSPALLMQQFYNETYYSRTGEFIEDFPLTLLWSVTVSMFPFGGFIGSLLVGPLVNKFGRKGALLFNNIFSIVPAILMGCSKVAKSFELIIISRLLVGICAGLSSNVVPMYLGELAPKNLRGALGVVPQLFITVGILVAQIFGLRNLLANVDGWPILLGLTGVPAALQLLLLPFFPESPRYLLIQKKDEEAAKKALQTLRGWDSVDREVAEIRQEDEAEKAAGFISVLKLFRMRSLRWQLLSVIVLMAGQQLSGVNAIYYYADQIYLSAGVQEDHVQYVTAGTGAVNVVMTICAVFVVELLGRRLLLLLGFSICLTACCVLTAALALQDTVSWMPYVSIVCVIAYVIGHALGPSPIPALLITEIFLQSSRPSAFMVGGSVHWLSNFTVGLIFPFIQEGLGPYSFIVFAVICLLTTIYIFLIVPETKAKTFIEINQIFTKMNKVSEVHPEKEELKELPPVTSEQ; encoded by the exons CTCATGCAACAATTTTACAATGAGACTTACTACAGTAGGACCGGTGAATTCATAGAAGACTTCCCCTTGACATTGCTGTGGTCTGTAACCGTGTCCATGTTTCCCTTCGGAGGGTTTATCGGATCCCTCCTGGTCGGCCCCTTGGTGAATAAATTTGGCAG AAAAGGGGCCTTGCTGTTCAACAACATATTTTCTATCGTGCCTGCGATCTTAATGGGATGCAGCAAAGTCGCCAAGTCATTTGAGCTTATCATTATTTCCAGACTTTTGGTGGGAATATGTGCAG GTTTATCTTCCAACGTGGTCCCCATGTACTTAGGGGAGCTGGCCCCTAAAAACCTGCGGGGGGCTCTCGGGGTGGTGCCCCAGCTCTTCATCACTGTTGGCATCCTTGTGGCCCAGATCTTTGGTCTTCGGAATCTCCTTGCAAACGTAGATG GCTGGCCAATCCTGCTGGGGCTGACCGGGGTCCCCGCGGCGTTGCAGCTCCTTCTGCTGCCCTTCTTCCCCGAGAGCCCCAGGTACCTGCTGATTCAGAAGAAAGACGAAGAGGCCGCCAAGAAAG CCCTACAGACGCTGCGCGGCTGGGACTCCGTGGACAGGGAGGTGGCGGAGATCCGGCAGGAGGACGAGGCAGAGAAGGCCGCAGGCTTCATCTCGGTGCTGAAGCTGTTCCGGATGCGCTCGCTGCGCTGGCAGCTGCTGTCCGTCATCGTCCTCATGGCCGGCCAGCAGCTGTCGGGCGTCAACGCT ATCTACTACTACGCGGACCAGATCTACCTGAGCGCCGGCGTGCAGGAGGACCACGTGCAGTACGTGACGGCCGGCACCGGGGCCGTGAACGTGGTCATGACCATCTGCGCC GTGTTCGTGGTGGAGCTCCTGGGTCGgaggctgctgctgctactgggCTTCTCCATCTGCCTCACAGCCTGCTGCGTGCTCACTGCGGCCCTGGCACTACAG GACACGGTGTCCTGGATGCCATACGTCAGCATCGTCTGTGTTATCGCCTACGTCATAGGACACGCCCTTGGGCCCA GTCCCATACCCGCGCTGCTCATCACTGAGATCTTCCTGCAGTCCTCTCGGCCATCCGCCTTCATGGTGGGGGGCAGCGTGCACTGGCTCTCCAACTTCACCGTGGGCTTGATCTTCCCATTCATTCAG GAGGGCCTTGGCCCGTACAGCTTCATTGTCTTCGCTGTGATCTGCCTCCTCACCACCATCTACATCTTCTTGATTGTCCCTGAGACCAAGGCCAAGACGTTCATAGAGATCAACCAGATTTTCACCAAGATGAATAAGGTGTCTGAAGTACACCCGGAAAAGGAGGAACTGAAAGAGCTTCCACCTGTCACTTCGGAACAGTGA